The Phocoena sinus isolate mPhoSin1 chromosome 8, mPhoSin1.pri, whole genome shotgun sequence nucleotide sequence GTCACCCTATTTAGATCTACCTGATCGTTTACCTACTGCCGGCATTTCACACGGTGTATATAATATAGTCTAGCTAACCATTCATTCCCATTAGTGGATGTCCAGagtgttttctcatttccttttttttttaaatccctgcaGCAGTATTTGCACACATCCTTGTATGTGTGCCTATGTGTGTTTGTCTAGGGTAGATTTCGAGCAGGAAACTGCTGGGTTGAAGGGCCGCAGCTGGCATTGGTACCTGGCCCTCTCTCTACAAGGGCTCCCCTGCCATTCCGCCGACCCAGGAGATCATAGGGTGGGGTTGGAGGCGGAGCTGAGGCCGAGCCCTTcgccccttcctccctgcccaggGGTCCACATCCAGTCGTCCCAGATCGTGGAGTCGAGTGGTCTGTACACCTTGAGGAGCGTTCTGAAGGCACAGCTGACCAAGGAGGACAAAGATGCCCAGTTTTACTGCGAGCTCAGCTATCGGCTGCCCAGTGGGAACCACATGAAGGAATCTAGGGAGGTCACTGTCCCTGTTTTCTGTGAGTACCGACCCATCGCTGTGGGGCTGGGTCCTGCTAGCTCTTGGGCTGAGAGCTGCCCCCTTTGCCTGTGCAGACCCGGCAGAGAGAGTGTGGCTGGAAGTGGAGCCTGAGGGGATGCTGAAGGAGGGGGACCGCGTGGAAATCAGGTGTCTGGCTGATGGCAACCCCCCGCCCCACTTCAGCATCGGCAAGCAGGTGCAGGGGCCTCTGTTCTGGGTGCAGGGGGGCAGCAGGAGTGGCTGGAGGCGCACTCTGGTCACGCCTTTGTCCTCTCGCAGAACCTCAGCACCagggagatggaggaagagaggaCCGATGACAACGGAGTCCTGGTCTTGGAGCCCGCCCGGAAGGAGCATAGCGGCCTCTACGAATGTCAGGGCCTGGACTTGGAAAGCACGGCATCGCTGCTGAGCGACCAGCAGGAGCTGGTGGTGAActgtgaggggctgggggcccaggacAGGGGGACCAGGCTGGGGCGAGAGGGAATTTGCCCCGCCCTGTCCTGCCTGACACAATTGCTGCGTCCCCAGATGTGTCTGAAGTCCGGGTGAGCCCCGCAGCCCCTGAGAGCCAGGAGGGCAGCAGCCTCACGCTGACCTGTGAGGCAGAGAGTAACCAGGACCTTGAGTTCCAGTGGCTGAGAGAAAAGGTACCCAGGTGGGCTCAGGTCTCCGGGGCAAGGGGCTGTGGGGTGGGTGTGCCTAGGAGTGACCTCTGACCCATCTCTCACCCCAGACAGGCAAGGTGTTGGCAAAGGGGCCTGTGCTCCAATTACGCAACCTGAAACGGGAGGCAGGGGGAGGTTACCGCTGCGTGGCATCTGTGCCCAGCGTTCCCGGCCTGAACCGCACCCAGCTCGTCAACGTGGCCATTTTTGGTGAGGCCCTAGGCAGAGATCAGGTGGCCCCTTGAAGCCACCTTGAGTTGGGTGGCTTCAAGCTCTTTGGGGACCGAAAGCCACCCGCTGCCCTGGGGttccctggtggggagggggttggCAGGCCGGCAGAGTTTGCTGTCTCACCCTTCCCCGCCCTGCCACAGGGTCCCCGTGGATGGCACTAAGGGAGAGGAAGATGTGGGTGAAGGAGAACTCAGTGCTGAATCTGTCCTGTGAAGCATCAGGGCATCCTCGACCCAGCATCGTCTGGAGCGTCGATGGCACGGTGAGCAGGCACGTGGCAGCCTCCCAGGCTCTCGTCCATCCCTGCGGGCTCTGCTGCCACGACCCAGCATCCTCCCCACCCCTGAACTGCGTCTCCTTCCTTGTAGGCCAGCGAACAGGACCAAGATCCGCAGAGTGTCCTGAGCGTCCTGAATGTCCTTGTGACCCCAGAGCTGTTGGAGACAGGTGCTGAGTGCGTGGCCTCCAACTCCCTGGGCAGAAACACCACCGTCATTATCCTGGAGCTGGGTAAGGGCTTGGTCCTGCGGAGTGGGGTGGGGGCAAGCCCAAGCAGTGCACATTcctatcccacccaccccccatctgTTTAACCTCTTTCACCCCAGACTCCAACAGAACCACTAGCCTCAGCACCTCCACCGTCAGTCCCTATGCTAGAGCCAACAGCACCTCCACAGGTGAGCTGGGCTGGGTCGGGAGCAGGGTTGTGCCAGGGCATCCTCACTCTGCCCTGACCGGAAGCCCAGGGGAGCTCTGTCGAGAAAACGATCAGCGGCCCATCTTCTATCAGCCCTGGGCTGGGCGGGGCCGCGATGGTAACATGGCAGCCTGGGGCAGGGAGTGACTCGGGGTGTCTTTTTGGGACAGAGAAAAAGCTGACAGAGCCCGAAAGCAAGGGTGTGGTCATCGTGGCCGTGACCGTGTGTGTCCTGGTCCTGGCTGTGCTGGGCGCCGTCCTCTATTTCTTCTACAAGAAGGGCAAGCTGCCGTGCGGACGGTCAGGCAAACAAGAGATGTGAGCACGGCACCTGGCACCCCGCGCCCCACCCCAGCTCACGCTGCCAGCTTGTTGCCTCCTCAGGGATGTTCCCCTGCTGGCCCCTGTGCCCACTGAGCCGTTAGGAGCAGGAGGGGGACCCTGGGTCTGAGCGCTCCCCGCCTCACCGCCACTACCCAGCTTCCGTCCACCACACTCCTCCCTGTCACCCCTGTGGCCCTTCCCTGAGCCAGACCAGAGCACCTAAGAGCCCTTCAGTACCCAGTCCCACGTCCCTCCCAACAGCCCCCATTCCCTTGCCCCCGAGTTGCCAAcctcttgcctccctccctcctcccagcacgCTGCCCCCGTCTCGTAAGGGCGAATTTGTAGTTGAAGTTAAGTCAGATAAGCTCCCAGAAGAGATGGGCCTCCTTCAGGGCAGCAACGGTGACAAGAGGGCTCCAGGAGACCAGGTAGGAGGCAGTTCCTGTGGCCAGAGCCTGACACATCTTCAGGCACCGGGAGTGGCAGGGCTGACTGTTACTGAACACTAACTTTATCCTTCATCCTTCCCTGTTGGAGGCGGGGAGCCGGCCCCATCTTGCCTTCCTAACACCACGCACAGACGCCTTCATCCTTCCCTGTTGGAGGCGGGGAGCCGGCCCCATCTTGCCTTCCTGACACCACGCACAGACGATAGGGCCAGGCAGGTGGCTGAGGGACCCCGAGAGAGGGTAGCTGCCAGGACTGAGAGCAAGACCCCGTCCCATCACCATTTCCTGAACAGAGCTGGCGGCTCACGTCACTAGGTGTGAAGCGTGGCCCAGTGCGATTCGGGGGCCTCGTCTCTTATTCCCCGCCttgccatccccaccccctccccggctTCCCTCCAGGCAGCTGCACCTAGTTCGTCAGCTGTGGCTTTGGTCCCTCCTCTCTTTTCACGCTCACACCTTAAACCCTGGTCAGTGTCTCCGAACACCCCCCTCACTTCTGCTCTTCACCCATCTTTAGGGAGAGAAATACATCGATCTGAGGCACTAGCCCACCGAATCACACGGCGCTCCCTCCCCTGCCTGGAACACTTCCTGTTCCctgctcaccttcctccccagcacTCAGGATGGTCACCAAAGCCTCTAAAGTGGACAACACAGAAGATCCCCCTCCAGCTCACCTGCAGACCCCATTTCAGAGGGCACATGGGCTAGGACCAGACCAG carries:
- the MCAM gene encoding cell surface glycoprotein MUC18 isoform X1 translates to MGRSGFICAFLIAACCCCRRAAGVPGEAEQPDPELVEVEVGGTALLKCGPSHSPGNFSHADWFSVHKEKPTLIFLVRQGQGQSEPGEYQNRLSLQDQGTTLALARITPHDERIFLCQGKRPRSQEHRIQLRVYKAPEEPLIQVNALGISVNSEEPGEVATCVGRNGYPLPQVTWYKNSQSLKEEKNRVHIQSSQIVESSGLYTLRSVLKAQLTKEDKDAQFYCELSYRLPSGNHMKESREVTVPVFYPAERVWLEVEPEGMLKEGDRVEIRCLADGNPPPHFSIGKQNLSTREMEEERTDDNGVLVLEPARKEHSGLYECQGLDLESTASLLSDQQELVVNYVSEVRVSPAAPESQEGSSLTLTCEAESNQDLEFQWLREKTGKVLAKGPVLQLRNLKREAGGGYRCVASVPSVPGLNRTQLVNVAIFGSPWMALRERKMWVKENSVLNLSCEASGHPRPSIVWSVDGTASEQDQDPQSVLSVLNVLVTPELLETGAECVASNSLGRNTTVIILELDSNRTTSLSTSTVSPYARANSTSTEKKLTEPESKGVVIVAVTVCVLVLAVLGAVLYFFYKKGKLPCGRSGKQEITLPPSRKGEFVVEVKSDKLPEEMGLLQGSNGDKRAPGDQGEKYIDLRH
- the MCAM gene encoding cell surface glycoprotein MUC18 isoform X3 — encoded protein: MGRSGFICAFLIAACCCCRRAAGVPGEAEQPDPELVEVEVGGTALLKCGPSHSPGNFSHADWFSVHKEKPTLIFLVRQGQGQSEPGEYQNRLSLQDQGTTLALARITPHDERIFLCQGKRPRSQEHRIQLRVYKAPEEPLIQVNALGISVNSEEPGEVATCVGRNGYPLPQVTWYKNSQSLKEEKNRVHIQSSQIVESSGLYTLRSVLKAQLTKEDKDAQFYCELSYRLPSGNHMKESREVTVPVFYPAERVWLEVEPEGMLKEGDRVEIRCLADGNPPPHFSIGKQNLSTREMEEERTDDNGVLVLEPARKEHSGLYECQGLDLESTASLLSDQQELVVNYVSEVRVSPAAPESQEGSSLTLTCEAESNQDLEFQWLREKTGKVLAKGPVLQLRNLKREAGGGYRCVASVPSVPGLNRTQLVNVAIFGSPWMALRERKMWVKENSVLNLSCEASGHPRPSIVWSVDGTASEQDQDPQSVLSVLNVLVTPELLETGAECVASNSLGRNTTVIILELDSNRTTSLSTSTVSPYARANSTSTEKKLTEPESKGVVIVAVTVCVLVLAVLGAVLYFFYKKGKLPCGRSGKQEMERNTSI
- the MCAM gene encoding cell surface glycoprotein MUC18 isoform X4, with product MGRSGFICAFLIAACCCCRRAAGVPGEAEQPDPELVEVEVGGTALLKCGPSHSPGNFSHADWFSVHKEKPTLIFLVRQGQGQSEPGEYQNRLSLQDQGTTLALARITPHDERIFLCQGKRPRSQEHRIQLRVYKAPEEPLIQVNALGISVNSEEPGEVATCVGRNGYPLPQVTWYKNSQSLKEEKNRVHIQSSQIVESSGLYTLRSVLKAQLTKEDKDAQFYCELSYRLPSGNHMKESREVTVPVFYPAERVWLEVEPEGMLKEGDRVEIRCLADGNPPPHFSIGKQNLSTREMEEERTDDNGVLVLEPARKEHSGLYECQGLDLESTASLLSDQQELVVNYVSEVRVSPAAPESQEGSSLTLTCEAESNQDLEFQWLREKTGKVLAKGPVLQLRNLKREAGGGYRCVASVPSVPGLNRTQLVNVAIFGSPWMALRERKMWVKENSVLNLSCEASGHPRPSIVWSVDGTASEQDQDPQSVLSVLNVLVTPELLETGAECVASNSLGRNTTVIILELDSNRTTSLSTSTVSPYARANSTSTEKKLTEPESKGVVIVAVTVCVLVLAVLGAVLYFFYKKGKLPCGRERNTSI
- the MCAM gene encoding cell surface glycoprotein MUC18 isoform X2, with product MGPSSGVPGEAEQPDPELVEVEVGGTALLKCGPSHSPGNFSHADWFSVHKEKPTLIFLVRQGQGQSEPGEYQNRLSLQDQGTTLALARITPHDERIFLCQGKRPRSQEHRIQLRVYKAPEEPLIQVNALGISVNSEEPGEVATCVGRNGYPLPQVTWYKNSQSLKEEKNRVHIQSSQIVESSGLYTLRSVLKAQLTKEDKDAQFYCELSYRLPSGNHMKESREVTVPVFYPAERVWLEVEPEGMLKEGDRVEIRCLADGNPPPHFSIGKQNLSTREMEEERTDDNGVLVLEPARKEHSGLYECQGLDLESTASLLSDQQELVVNYVSEVRVSPAAPESQEGSSLTLTCEAESNQDLEFQWLREKTGKVLAKGPVLQLRNLKREAGGGYRCVASVPSVPGLNRTQLVNVAIFGSPWMALRERKMWVKENSVLNLSCEASGHPRPSIVWSVDGTASEQDQDPQSVLSVLNVLVTPELLETGAECVASNSLGRNTTVIILELDSNRTTSLSTSTVSPYARANSTSTEKKLTEPESKGVVIVAVTVCVLVLAVLGAVLYFFYKKGKLPCGRSGKQEITLPPSRKGEFVVEVKSDKLPEEMGLLQGSNGDKRAPGDQGEKYIDLRH